Proteins encoded by one window of Haematobia irritans isolate KBUSLIRL chromosome 2, ASM5000362v1, whole genome shotgun sequence:
- the LOC142224471 gene encoding uncharacterized protein LOC142224471, whose translation MWLTRVVVIALTLTVIHATTKSWELKENDDGNYNGDIYDLMLQEINEEERIESMLITYWDFVNDYRVEKFFEYAKPKIIITHNERKFLFREYFNTEMLSVVFMVGEMDWNLMDMLAEILDIRRQKRIFTVALDIASEEKFKRDFKEACKIYRMTRVLLGFLYSETPIDRSYYILRPYPIYRWLQESLEFRGQRLYFPNYWRNMENAPLVTYMGQEPPQSLLYNDKNGVMKLNGYMARFVMLFAEMFNASLTMYKPLEVGEVIQYRLLNQLANASLIDIPMALDISMSEPNSLEYKSVFFELATVVTVVPCGTPFTIREIFSLLLNEYFFGSLIICSVALSMVHSLIDYYFDGILNRWNFLLNDKILPGLLGMSSITRNAPWKGLKIVYILLAFAGLNISILFGANMNTLFTSHPYHGQLESLEDLHQSPINILIDELDTRNFGPAMPLFKKSLLITTNSSYVLEHKNKFNNTFGYIISTSTWDLFARRQEYYTKKLFCIMNKITIFPDFMPFSVVLPPHSPHQEAVDYLIFRVHEAGLKQAWQASTFVDMLKLKNISLYDNHLQEKTRVLLANDFFWIWMIVVIGLVGSSLVFLLELVLQWILKAS comes from the coding sequence ATGTGGTTAACAAGAGTGGTTGTAATTGCATTAACACTAACCGTAATTCATGCAACAACTAAGTCGTGGGAATTGAAAGAGAATGATGATGGTAACTACAATGGTGATATCTACGATTTAATGTTACAAGAAATCAATGAAGAAGAACGAATCGAATCAATGCTAATAACTTACTGGGATTTTGTGAACGACTACAGAGTGGAGAAATTCTTTGAATATGCCAaaccaaaaattattataacccACAATGAGAGGAAATTCCTATTTAGAGAATATTTCAATACAGAAATGTTAAGTGTGGTTTTCATGGTGGGCGAAATGGATTGGAATCTAATGGATATGTTGGCTGAAATCTTGGATATCCGAAGACAAAAAAGGATATTCACAGTGGCTTTGGATATAGCAAGTGAGGAGAAATTCAAGAGGGATTTTAAAGAAGCttgtaaaatatatagaatGACTAGAGTATTGTTAGGTTTCTTATATTCTGAAACGCCTATAGATCGGAGTTACTACATTTTAAGACCTTACCCCATATACCGTTGGTTGCAAGAGTCTTTGGAGTTTCGTGGGCAACGTCTGTATTTTCCCAACTATTGGCGTAATATGGAAAACGCCCCATTGGTAACATATATGGGTCAAGAACCACCACAATCTTTGCTCTATAACGATAAGAATGGAGTTATGAAACTGAATGGCTATATGGCTCGATTTGTGATGTTATTCGCTGAAATGTTTAATGCCTCACTGACCATGTACAAACCCCTAGAAGTCGGAGAAGTTATACAATATCGTCTACTGAATCAATTGGCAAATGCCTCATTGATCGATATACCTATGGCTCTGGATATAAGTATGAGTGAACCCAATAGCCTGGAGTATAAGTCGGTGTTTTTTGAATTGGCCACAGTTGTAACGGTAGTGCCATGTGGAACCCCCTTTACCATACGTGAAATTTTTAGTTTACTTTTGAATGAGTATTTCTTCGGCAGCCTTATCATATGCTCTGTGGCCTTATCTATGGTCCATTCCTTGATTGATTACTATTTTGATGGTATTTTAAATCGTTGGAATTTCTTGCTAAACGATAAAATACTTCCTGGCCTCTTGGGTATGTCCTCTATCACACGAAATGCCCCCTGGAAAGGCTTGAAGATTGTCTACATTCTATTGGCATTTGCTGGTCTTAATATAAGCATTCTATTTGGTGCGAATATGAATACCCTTTTCACCAGCCATCCCTATCATGGGCAACTTGAATCTTTGGAGGATTTACATCAATCACCTATAAATATTCTCATCGATGAATTGGATACTAGAAATTTTGGTCCTGCAAtgcctttatttaaaaaatccctACTGATAACAACAAATTCCTCGTATGTCTTGGAACACAAGAATAAATTTAACAACACCTTTGGCTATATCATCTCAACGTCTACATGGGATCTCTTTGCCAGACGCCAAGAATACTatacgaaaaaattattttgcattaTGAATAAGATAACcatatttccagattttatgccATTCTCAGTGGTTCTTCCCCCCCATTCTCCTCATCAGGAAGCAGTCGACTATCTAATCTTTCGTGTCCATGAGGCAGGCCTTAAGCAAGCTTGGCAAGCTAGCACATTTGTGGATatgttaaaattgaaaaatatctcTTTGTATGATAATCACTTGCAGGAGAAGACCAGGGTTTTATTGGCAAATGATTTCTTTTGGATTTGGATGATTGTGGTTATTGGACTGGTCGGCAGTTCATTGGTGTTCTTGCTGGAATTAGTTTTGCAGTGGATACTGAAGGCCAGCTAA